In Planctobacterium marinum, the DNA window TCTTGAATGCGGTGGTGGTGCGTACTAGAAAAGGCGTTCGTCGTCCAGACGGTTCAATTATCCGTTTTGATAACAACGCAGCTGTTTTGTTAAATGCTAACAAGCAGCCAATAGGTACGCGTATCTTTGGTCCTGTGACCCGTGAGCTTCGTGCAGATAACATGAAGATCGTCTCATTGGCACCCGAGGTACTATAAGGAGTCGCGATTATGGCAAGTAAAATTCGTCGTGATGATGAAATCGTCGTTTTAGCAGGTAAAGACAAGGGTAAGCAAGGCAAAGTCCTCAAGGTTATCACTGGCAAAGACCGCGTAATCGTCGAAGGTGTGAATTTGGTTAAGAAACATCAGAAACCCAACCCACAGTTGAACGTTCCTGGTGGCATCGTAGAAAAAGAAGCATCTATTCATGTATCAAATGTAGCGATCGTTAACCCTCAAACGGGTAAAGCAGATCGTGTAGGTTTCCGTTTTGAAGATGGCAAAAAAGTCCGTATCTTCAAATCAAACGGTGAACAGATTTAATTAATTGGAGAATACGATGGCGAAACTGCATGATTTTTATAAAGAATCAGTCGTTCCTCAACTCGCTAAAGAGTTTGGTTACAAGAGCGTCATGCAAGTCCCTCGGATAGAAAAGATCACCCTGAACATGGGTCTGGGTGAAGCTTTAACAGACAAAAAGGTTTTAGAAAACGCAACTAATGACATGCAGCTTATTGCTGGTCAGAAGCCTGTAGTTACTAAAGCTCGTAAGTCTGTTGCTGGTTTTAAAATCCGTGAAGGCTACCCTATTGGTTGCAAAGTAACTCTGCGTGGCGATCGTATGTGGGAATTCTTTGAGCGTTTAGTCTCTATCGCAATTCCTCGTATCCGTGACTTCCGTGGTCTGAACCCTAAGTCGTTCGACGGCCGTGGTAACTACAGCATGGGTATCAAGGAGCAAATTATCTTCCCTGAAATCGATTTCGATAAGGTAGATAAAGTGCGCGGTATGGATATCGTTATCACCACATCAGCTAACACAAACGAAGAAGGTAAAGCACTGTTATCTGCTTTTAACTTCCCGTTCCGTAAATAAGGTGTAGGGTTATGGCAAAAGAATCAATGAAGGCGCGTGAAGTAAAGCGTGCAAAATTAGTAGCCAAATACGCAACTAAGCGTGCTGAACTTAAAGCAATCATCAGCGATGTTAATTCATCTGATGAAGAGCGTTGGGACGCAGTACTTAAGCTACAACAACTACCAAGAGATTCTGCTCGTTCACGTCAACAAAACCGTTGTCGTATCACTGGCCGTCCTCATGGTTTCCTACGCAAATTTGGCCTGAGCCGTAACAAGCTGCGTGAAGCAGCGATGCGCGGTGAAGTCCCTGGTCTGAAAAAAGCCAGCTGGTAAGGAGTAGCAAATATGAGTATGCAAGATCCTATCGCGGATATGTTCACACGTATTAGAAACGGTCAAATGGCAGGTAAAGTATCTGTTGTTATGCCTTGTTCTAAGATTCGTGTTGCAATCGCAAATGTATTAAAGCAAGAAGGTTACATTGAAGATTTCAGTAAAGAAGGCGACGTTAAGCCGACCTTAGAAGTTACTTTGAAATACTTCGAAGGCAAGAGCGTTATCGATACTATCGAACGCGCCAGCCGCCCTGGTCTGCGCATCTATAAGAAAAAAGATGAGCTGCCTAAAGTATTGGGTGGATTGGGTATTGCCATTGTGTCTACCTCTAAAGGTGTGATGACTGACCGTGCTGCGCGTAAAGCTGGCATGGGTGGTGAGATCATCGGCTACGTAGCGTAACGGAGGATTATTCAATGTCACGTGTAGCAAAAGCACCTGTAGAACTTCAATCGGGCGTTGAGATTTCTATCAACGGTCAGGAAGTTACAGTAAAAGGTAAAAACGGCACGCTTACTCGTGTATTCAACGACGCAGTTGAAATCGTTCAGGAAGATAACGCAGCTAAGGTCCTTCCTCGTGAAGGCTTTGATGATGCGTGGGCGCAAGCAGGTACTGCTCGTGCACTACTGAACAACATGGTAATCGGTGCAACTACTGGTTTTGAAAGAAAGTTAGAGCTAATCGGTGTTGGTTACCGTGCGCAAGCACAGGGTAACAAACTGAACCTGACTCTGGGTTTCTCTCACCCTGTTGTATATGAAATGCCGGCGGGTATTTCTGTTGAAACTCCTAGCCAAACTGAAGTCGTCGTTAAAGGCGCTGACAAGCAGGTAGTTGGCCAGGTTGCAGCAAACATCCGTGGATACCGTCCGCCAGAGCCTTACAAAGGTAAAGGTGTTCGTTATTCTGATGAAGCTGTACTTCGTAAAGAAGCTAAGAAGAAGTAAGGGGTAGGTACGATGGATAAGAAAACATCTCGTTTACGTCGCGCCGCTCGTGCACGTTTTAAGATGCGTGAGCTTGGCGTACACCGTTTGGTGATACACCGTACACCTCGCCACATTTATGCACAATTGATTGCGCCAACTGGATCAGAAGTTTTAGCTGCTGCATCTACAGTTGAAGCAGATGTGCGTAAAGATCTTAAGTCTACTGGTAATACTGACGCTGCAACTGCAGTAGGTAAAGCAATTGCAGAACGCGCAATTGAAAAAGGTATTAAAGAAGTAGCTTTCGATCGCAGTGGCTTCCAGTACCACGGTCGTGTTAAAGCACTGGCTGAAGCAGCTCGCGAAGCTGGCCTTCAGTTCTAGGAGTAGATTATGTCTAGAGTAGAACCTCAACAAAGTGGTGAGCTGTTAGAGAAATTAATCGCTGTTAACCGCGTAGCAAAGGTTGTTAAAGGTGGTCGTATTTTCAGCTTCACAGCATTGACTGTAGTTGGAGATGGTAACGGTCGCGTTGGCTTTGGTTACGGTAAAGCGCGTGAAGTTCCTGCTGCTATTCAAAAAGCAATGGAAAAAGCACGTCGCAACCTGGTAACAGTGGATCTTAACGGTCACACATTACAACACCCAATCAAGGGTCGTCACTCAGGCTCAAAAGTTTACATGCAGCCTGCTTCAGAAGGTACGGGTATCATCGCTGGTGGTGCAATGCGTGCAGTTCTTGAAGTAGCTGGTGTACAAAACGTATTGTCTAAGTGCTATGGCTCAACTAACCCAATCAACGTAGTTCGTGCAACGATCAAAGCGTTGACTGACATGAACTCACCAGAGCAAGTTGCTGCAAAGCGTGGCTTGTCTGTTGACGAGATTATGGGGTAATTGACAATGGCAACAGTTAAAGTCAAACAAACTAAGAGCTCTATTGGTCGTTTGCCTAAGCACAAAGCTACTTTGAAAGGCTTAGGTTTACGTAAAATTGGCCATGTTCGTGAACTGGAAGATACACCTGCGGTACGCGGTATGATCAACCAAGTTTACTACATGGTAGAAGTGGTAGGGGAGTAAGTAATGTACTTAAACACTATTGCTCCTGCTCCAGGAGCCAAAAAATCTGGTAAGCGCGTAGGTCGCGGTATTGGTTCTGGCCTAGGTAAAACTGGTGGTCGTGGTCACAAGGGACAAAAGTCTCGTTCAGGTGGCAGCGTTAAACCAGGTTTCGAAGGTGGTCAAATGCCAATCCAGCGTCGTCTACCTAAGTTTGGTTTCACGTCTCGTGTATCTTTGGTTTCTGACCAGGTAACACTGACTGAAATCGCTAAAGTAGAAGGCGACACTGTATCTTTGGAAACTTTGAAAGCTGCTGGTCTTGTTAAAAAAGGCATGCTGCACGTTAAAGTGATGAAGAGCGGTGAAGTTACTCGCGCAGTAACTGTTAAGGGCTTAAAGGTTTCTAAAGGCGCTCGAGAAGCAATCGAAGCGGCTGGCGGTAAAGTAGAGGAATAACCTAAATGGCGAAACCAGGATTGGATTCAGCAAAAGGTGGTTTGAGCGAGCTTAAAGCGAGATTGCTGTTCGTATTGGGCGCGATCATCGTTTTCAGACTAGGCTCTTATATCCCTATTCCTGGCATTGATTCTGCCGTTCTTGCTCAATTATTTGAGCAACAAAAGGGCACTATCGTAGAGATGTTTAACATGTTCTCCGGTGGTGCTTTGGAACGTGCTTCAGTTTTTGCACTGGGAATCATGCCTTACATTTCAGCATCTATCATCATTAACTTGATGACAGTAATCCATCCGCCAATGATGGAGCTGAAAAAAGAAGGCGAGGCAGGTCGTCGTAAGATCAGCCAATACACGCGTTATTTCACGCTGGTATTGTCAATCTTCCAGGCGATAGGAATTGCGACTGGTTTACCTAACTTGGTGTCAGGTTTGGTAATAAATCCTGGATTTGGTTTCTACTTTACGGCAGTGGTAAGTCTGGTCACCGGTACCATGTTCTTGATGTGGTTAGGTGAACAGATTACCGAAAGAGGGATTGGTAACGGAATTTCAATTCTAATCTTCGCTGGTATTGTTGCAGGTTTACCGACAGCTATAGGTCAAACCGCAGAACAAGCCAGAACCGGAGATTTGAACCTGTTGTTCTTGTTATTTATCGGTGTGATTGTCATGGCAGTAACTTACTTCGTAGTTTTCGTAGAGCGTGGTCAACGTCGTATCGTCGTTAACTATGCGAAGCGCCAACAAGGTCGTAAGGTTTTTGCTGCGCAAAGCACTCACTTACCGCTGAAGGTGAATATGGCGGGTGTAATTCCCCCTATATTCGCTTCCAGTATCATTTTGTTCCCGGGTACTATCGCGACCTGGTTCGGACAAAACGAGTCTATGACTTGGTTACAAGACATCTCTTTGATGTTGTCTCCAGGTCAACCTTTGTACGTAATGTTGTATGCAGCGGCTATCATTTTCTTCTGCTTCTTCTACACGGCGTTGGTATTCAACCCGCGTGAAACTGCAGATAATCTGAAAAAGTCTGGTGCTTTTGTTCCAGGGATTCGTCCTGGTGAGCAAACGTCTAAGTACATTGATAAGGTAATGACTCGCCTGACACTGGCCGGTGCTCTTTATATAACCTTTATCTGTTTAGTGCCTGAGTTCATGATGATCGCCTGGAATGTGCAGTTTTATTTCGGCGGTACATCACTACTAATCATCGTAGTGGTAATTATGGATTTCATGGCGCAGGTACAAACTCATTTGATGTCTCATCAGTATGAGTCTGTATTGAAAAAAGCCAACTTAAAAGGCTACGGCCGCTAAGTGGCATAACGGAGTGATGAAATGAAAGTTCGTGCATCCGTAAAGAGAATTTGTCGTAATTGCAAAGTCATCAAGCGCAACGGTGTTGTGCGTGTGATTTGTAAAGAGCCAAAGCATAAGCAACGACAAGGTTAATCGTTTCTGACAAAAGTCAGAAATAGTTTGCAATTTTATGCCGGATAAGTATCCTTACGGGCTTTTTATCTGGCGACTAACTTAGAGGAGTGCTGTTAATGGCCCGTATAGCTGGCATTAACATTCCGGAACACAAGCACACTGTAATTGCATTACGCTCGATCTATGGTATCGGTGCGACTCGTGCAAAGCTGATTTGTGCTGAAGCAGGTATTCCGGAAAGTACAAAAATTAAAGAATTATCAGAAGCTGATTTGGACAAACTACGTGATCAGGTAGCTAAATTCTCTGTTGAGGGTGACCTGCGCCGTGAAGTTCAAATGAACATCAAACGTTTGATGGACCTTGGTTGCTTCCGTGGCATACGCCACCGTCGTAGCTTGCCCTTACGTGGTCAGCGCACTAAAACTAATGCGCGTACCCGTAAAGGTCCTCGTAAGCCAATTAAGAAGTAAGCGGGGGAGTAAGTTATGGCTAAAGCACCAACTCGTGCTCGTAAGCGCGTAAAACGTCAAGTTGCTGATGGTATGGCGCACATCCATGCGTCGTTCAACAACACAATCGTGACTATCACTGATCGTCAAGGTAACGCTCTTTCATGGGCAACTTCTGGAGGCTCAGGCTTCCGTGGTTCTCGTAAATCTACTCCTTTTGCTGCTCAGGTAGCTGCAGAAAGAGCTGGCGTTGCTGCTCAGGAATATGGTTTGAAAAACATTGAAGTGTTTGTAAAAGGTCCCGGTCCAGGTCGTGAATCTGCGATCCGCGCTTTAAATGCGGCAGGTTACCGCATTACAAACATTACAGATGTGACGCCTATTCCTCACAACGGTTGTCGTCCACCGAAAAAACGTCGCGTTTAATCGACGGATTGTTGGAGAAATATCATGGCAAGATACTTGGGTCCTAAACTCAAATTAAGCCGTCGCGAAGGAACAGATTTGTTCCTGAAAAGCGGTGTTCGTGCAATTGATTCAAAATGTAATATTGAAACTGCACCTGGTCAACACGGTGCACGTCGTGGTCGTTTATCAGACTACGGTGTTCAGTTGCGTGAGAAACAAAAAGTACGTCGTATGTACGGCGTTTTAGAGAAGCAATTCCGTAATTACTACGGTGAAGCGGCTCGCCGTAAAGGCAACACAGGTGAAAACCTGCTACAACTATTAGAACAGCGTCTAGATAACGTTGTATACAGAATGGGTTTTGCCAGCACTCGTGCTGAAGCTCGTCAGTTAGTCAGCCATAAAGCAATTATGGTTAACGGACAAGTAGTAAACATTCCTTCATTCAATGTATCTGCTGAAGACGTTGTATCAGTTCGTGAAAAAGCGAAAAAGCAAGCGCGTATTGCTGCTGCATTAGAGTTATCTGAGCAGCGTGAAAAGCCTACTTGGATTGAAGTAGATGCGAAAGCAATGGAAGGTACCTTTAAACGTGTACCTGAGCGTAGTGATTTGTCTGCTGAAATCAACGAACAACTTATCGTCGAACTTTACAGTAAGTAAAGGTTAAAAGTTAAAGAGAGGATATATGTCGGGTTCTGTAACTGAATTCCTAAGACCTAGACTGGTAGAAATCGAAAACGTTACTGGTACGCGCGCTAAAGTTACTTTAGAGCCTCTGGAGCGTGGTTTCGGTCATACTCTGGGTAATGCTTTACGCAGAATACTTTTATCTTCAATGCCTGGTTGTGCGGTAACCGAAGTCGAAATCGACGGCGTGTTACACGAGTACAGCACTAAGGAAGGCGTTCAGGAAGACGTAATTGAAATCCTGTTAAACCTAAAAGGTTTGGCAGTGCGTCTTGAAGGTAAAACTGAAGCTACTTTAACGTTAGTGAAATCAGGTGCAGGTCCTGTACTTGCTGGAGACATCCAGCATGACGGAGATGTAGAGATTGCTAACCCAGATCATTTGGTTTGTACACTAACTGGTGATTCTGAAATCAGCATGCGCATCAAAGTTGAAACAGGTCGCGGTTATGTACCTGCTTCTACTCGTCGTTCCTCTGAAGATGATGATAGACCAATTGGTCGTCTGTTGGTTGATGCTTCCTACAGTCCTGTAGATCGTATTGCCTACAATGTTGAGTCTGCTCGTGTTGAACAACGCACAGACTTAGACAAGTTGATCATCGATATGGAAACTAACGGTACTATCGACCCAGAAGAAGCGATTCGCCGCGCAGCTACAATTTTAGCTGAGCAATTAGAAGCGTTCGTTGATCTGCGCGATATGACTGAGCCAGAAGAAAAAGAAGAAAAACCAGAGTTTGATCCGATTCTTCTGCGTCCAGTTGATGATCTTGAATTGACAGTACGTTCTGCAAACTGCTTGAAAGCAGAAGCAATTCAGTACATTGGTGACCTGGTACAACGCACCGAAGTTGAGCTACTGAAAACCCCTAACTTGGGTAAGAAGTCGCTAACTGAAATTAAAGATGTGTTGGCCTCTCGTGGATTGTCTTTGGGTATGCGCCTTGAAAATTGGCCGCCTGAAAGCATCGTCGAGAAGGATTAATCAGGCAACTTTCTGATTAAAAGAGAAGGGTGATATTATGCGCCATCGTAAGAGTGGTCGTCAGTTAAATCGAAACAGCAGCCATCGTCAGGCAATGTTTCGTAACATGGCTAGCTCACTAGTTAAGCACGAAGTAATTAAAACTACTTTGCCAAAAGCTAAAGAGCTACGTCGCGTAATTGAACCTCTTATTACTCTTGCTAAGCAAGACAGCGTTGCAAACCGTCGTTTGGCTTTTGCTCGTACACGTGATAAAGAGGTAGTAGGTAAGTTATTCAATGAGTTGGGTCCTCGCTTTTCAGAGCGCCCAGGTGGTTACACTCGCATTTTGAAGTGTGGCTTCCGTACTGGTGATAACGCACCTATGGCTTTTGTTGAGCTGGTAGATAGACCAGAAGCAGAAGTTGAAGCAGTTTCAGAAGAAGCTGTAGCAGAATAAAAAAACCGGGCGAAAGCCCGGTTTTTTGTTTTAAGTCTTAAAAATCTGTTCAGATTACTGTTTTTCTAAGTTTTTCATTATTGCTGCTAATTCAGCTTCATCTACTCCACCTTTAAGTGCGTAGTCTTTCAAGGTATTTTCGCTTAAGCCTGCATTCTGAGCAGATTCAATTATCTTTTGTACGTATTCTTTTTTGCTAGAAGACTCTTGTAAGGCAGTCGTAACGACATCTTCTGCCTTTGCGGGGAAAACCGCCAACAGCGCATCTACGATATACTCACCAACAAAAGGTACGGCACCAACAGCAGTTTTTACAATATCGACAACATCGTTTGGATGAGTTTCTACCAAGGTTTGTACTATCCGATCTGCCGAGTCGGGTTCTGTGACTACAGCAACACGTACAATATCCTTCAATTCATCAGGTGTGGTATTAGCGGCAGCATGGACTACAAAATCGACATAGCTGGGCTCTGCATTAATTGCTATCTCAACAATATTAGGGCAACTGGTAACGCCTTTATCTATCGCTACCTCCACAATCTCTTTGGTTTGAGAGGGAGCAGCTGATACTGCGGCATACACTATGTCTTTATATTTTTCGGGATATAGGTCCAATGTGGTATCAACGATTCTGGCCGCATGTAGCGGATAGTGTTCAACTACACTTTTAACTGCCCGCCCTACCGACATGTTTTGTTGGACTTGTTTATTTATAAATTCTGACGTTACGTAAAAAGAGTCATTTGTATTCCCTTCAAATGCGTGTGTGCTTCCAGCCATGGATATTAATAACGCACTTATTATTCTGAGTTTCATTTGAAGATCTCTTTTAATTTTAACCTTTAGCCAATATATGACTGTTGTATCGGCTAAAAGTTCAAATTGTAAAAAAAAGTGTTCAAATTAAACAGTATGTTAACAATAAGATCAATAACAGATTAAAAACTCAGCAGTTGAAATAAATATCTAAAAAATCTGCAATAAAGTGTTGACCGTGAAGATGATGTCTGAGAATGCGCGCTCGCTTCAGGGGGAAACACTCGGAAGCAGCTGCTAAAGGCACAAAAACTGAATTGCGTAAAAACTCTACAGGCCTTTAGTGAAGCGGACTTTAACAAGTTACTTGAAAAAATAAATTCAAATAAAATGTTGACAGTCACAAAGGGAAGTGTAGAATGCGCATCCCGCTTGAGGAGAGACTCAAGCAGCCGGAAACGGCAACGTTCTTTAACAATCAGCAATAAGACAATCTGTGTGGGCATCGATTGATTTTGATGTCGACCCAAAAAATTTATATTTTCGATTTTAATTGAAGAGTTTGATCATGGCTCAGATTGAACGCTGGCGGCAGGCCTAACACATGCAAGTCGAACGGTAACAGGAAGTGCTTGCACTTCGCTGACGAGTGGCGGACGGGTGAGTAATACTTAGGGATCTGCCCCGGGGTGGGGGACAACCATTGGAAACGATGGCTAATACCGCATAACGTCTACGGACCAAAGGGGGCTTCGGCTCTCGCCCTGGGATGAACCTAAGCGAGATTAGCTTGTTGGTGAGGTAACGGCTCACCAAGGCGACGATCTCTAGCTGTTCTGAGAGGAAGATCAGCCACACTGGGACTGAGACACGGCCCAGACTCCTACGGGAGGCAGCAGTGGGGAATATTGCACAATGGGGGGAACCCTGATGCAGCCATGCCGCGTGTGTGAAGAAGGCCTTCGGGTTGTAAAGCACTTTCAGTTGTGAGGAAAGGTTGGTAGTTAATACCTGTCAGCTGTGACGTTAGCAACAGAAGAAGCACCGGCTAACTCCGTGCCAGCAGCCGCGGTAATACGGAGGGTGCGAGCGTTAATCGGAATTACTGGGCGTAAAGCGCACGCAGGCGGCTATATAAGCCAGATGTGAAAGCCCCGGGCTTAACCTGGGAGAGTCATTTGGAACTGTATAGCTAGAGTTTTGGAGAGGGGAGTGGAATTCCAGGTGTAGCGGTGAAATGCGTAGATATCTGGAGGAACATCAGTGGCGAAGGCGGCTCCCTGGCCAAAAACTGACGCTCATGTGCGAAAGCGTGGGTAGCGAACAGGATTAGATACCCTGGTAGTCCACGCCGTAAACGCTGTCTACTAGCTGTATGCGGATTCATTTCTGTGTGTAGCGAAGCTAACGCGCTAAGTAGACCGCCTGGGGAGTACGGCCGCAAGGTTAAAACTCAAATGAATTGACGGGGGCCCGCACAAGCGGTGGAGCATGTGGTTTAATTCGATGCAACGCGAAGAACCTTACCTACACTTGACATGCAGAGAACTTTCCAGAGATGGATTGGTGCCTTCGGGAACTCTGACACAGGTGCTGCATGGCTGTCGTCAGCTCGTGTCGTGAGATGTTGGGTTAAGTCCCGCAACGAGCGCAACCCTTGTCCTTAGTTGCCAGCATTTGGTTGGGCACTTTAAGGAGACTGCCGGTGACAAACCGGAGGAAGGTGGGGACGACGTCAAGTCATCATGGCCCTTACGTGTAGGGCTACACACGTGCTACAATGGCAGATACAGAGGGATGCGAGACAGTGATGTGGAGCGGAGCCCTTAAAGTCTGTCGTAGTCCGGATTGGAGTCTGCAACTCGACTCCATGAAGTCGGAATCGCTAGTAATCGCAGGTCAGCATACTGCGGTGAATACGTTCCCGGGCCTTGTACACACCGCCCGTCACACCATGGGAGTGGGATGCAAAAGAAGTAGTTAGTCTAACCTTCGGGAGGGCGATTACCACTTTGTGTTTCATGACTGGGGTGAAGTCGTAACAAGGTAACCCTAGGGGAACCTGGGGTTGGATCACCTCCTTACGTAAAGGTGTCGAATTGAATTCAATTCGATGTTCACACAGATTGTTTTATTGTATGTAGGTTGAGCTTTAGCTCGACAAAGCCTTAACAGATAGGTTTGCTTTTAAGTTTATCTGTTAAGGTTTTTTTGACCCTCGGGTCTGCCTTAAACTGTTCTTTAACAAACTGGAAAAGCTGATAAATCATCGATATTGATGTATTGCAAAAGTAATGCATTTGATATCAACCAAGTATGTATTTTTAAAAAATTTAGGGTAAACGATAGCGTTTTACTCTATCTGACATAGGCGAGTTACAGTCAACAGCAGCGTCTGTTCATAAGATGGCAACATTGAGTGATACAGGGGTTGTATGATTAAGTGACTAAGCGTATACGGTGGATGCCTTGGCAGTCAGAGGCGATGAAGGACGTGTAAATCTGCGAAAAGCGTAGGTAAGGTGATAAAACCCGTTATAACCTACGATGTCCGAATGGGGAAACCCGGCCTTTTAGGTCATCTGTAACTGAATTCATAGGTTACAGAAGCAAACGAGGGGAACTGAAACATCTAAGTACCCTCAGGAAAAGAAATCAATTGAGATTGCCTTAGTAGCGGCGAGCGAACGGGTAACAGCCGATGGTTTATGTTGTAGTGGAATCTTCTGGGAAGTTGAGCGATACAGGGTGATAGCCCCGTACACGAAGCAACATAAAGCACATATTAAGTAGGACGGGACACGTGTTATCTTGTCTGAAGATGGGGGGACCATCCTCCAAGGCTAAATACTCCTGACTGACCGATAGTGAACCAGTACCGTGAGGGAAAGGCGAAAAGAACCCCGGCGAGGGGAGTGAAATAGAACCTGAAACCGTATACGTACAAGCAGTGGGAGCAGACTTGTTCTGTGACTGCGTACCTTTTGTATAATGGGTCAGCGACTTATATTTTGTAGCGAGGTTAACCGAATAGGGGAGCCGTAGCGAAAGCGAGTCTTAACTGGGCGCGTAGTTGCAAGGTATAGACCCGAAACCCGGTGATCTAGCCATGGGCAGGTTGAAGGTTGAGTAACATCAACTGGAGGACCGAACCCACTAACGTTGAAAAGTTAGGGGATGACCTGTGGCTGGGGGTGAAAGGCCAATCAAACCGGGAGATAGCTGGTTCTCCCCGAAAGCTATTTAGGTAGCGCCTCGGACGAATACCATTGGGGGTAGAGCACTGTTTGGGCTAGGGGGTCATCCCGACTTACCAACCCCATGCAAACTCCGAATACCAATGAGTACTATCCGGGAGACACACGGCGGGTGCTAACGTCCGTCGTGGAGAGGGAAACAACCCAGACCGCCAGCTAAGGTCCCCAAATATTGCTAAGTGGGAAACGATGTGGGAAGGCTAAGACAGCTAGGAGGTTGGCTTAGAAGCAGCCACCCTTTAAAGAAAGCGTAATAGCTCACTAGTCGAGTCGGCCTGCGCGGAAGATGTAACGGGGCTAAGCAATATACCGAAGCTGCGGCAGCACGTAAGTGCTGGGTAGGGGAGCGTTGTGTAAGTGGATGAAGGTGAATCGAGAGGTTTGCTGGACATATCACAAGTGCGAATGCTGACATGAGTAACGATAATGGGGGTGAAAAACCCCCACGCCGGAAGACCAAGGTTTCCTGTCCCATGCTAATCAGGGCAGGGTAAGTCGGCCCCTAAGGCGAGGCAGAAATGCGTAGTCGATGGGAAACGGGTTAATATTCCCGTACTTTTATATACAGTGATGGGGTGACGGAGAAGGCTAGGCTGGCGTGGCGTTGGTTGTCCACGTGAAAGTGCGTAGGCTGGGGACTCAGGTAAATCCGGGTTCCTAAGGCCGAGACACGAGACGAGCTACTACGGTAGCGAAGCAGTTGATGCCCGGCTTCCAGGAAAATCCTCTAAACGTATGTATATAAGAACCGTACCCCAAACCGACACAGGTGGTCAGGTAGAGAATACTAAGGCGCTTGAGAGAACTCGGGTGAAGGAACTCGGCAAAATAGTACCGTAACTTCGGGAGAAG includes these proteins:
- the rpsD gene encoding 30S ribosomal protein S4, whose product is MARYLGPKLKLSRREGTDLFLKSGVRAIDSKCNIETAPGQHGARRGRLSDYGVQLREKQKVRRMYGVLEKQFRNYYGEAARRKGNTGENLLQLLEQRLDNVVYRMGFASTRAEARQLVSHKAIMVNGQVVNIPSFNVSAEDVVSVREKAKKQARIAAALELSEQREKPTWIEVDAKAMEGTFKRVPERSDLSAEINEQLIVELYSK
- a CDS encoding DNA-directed RNA polymerase subunit alpha; this encodes MSGSVTEFLRPRLVEIENVTGTRAKVTLEPLERGFGHTLGNALRRILLSSMPGCAVTEVEIDGVLHEYSTKEGVQEDVIEILLNLKGLAVRLEGKTEATLTLVKSGAGPVLAGDIQHDGDVEIANPDHLVCTLTGDSEISMRIKVETGRGYVPASTRRSSEDDDRPIGRLLVDASYSPVDRIAYNVESARVEQRTDLDKLIIDMETNGTIDPEEAIRRAATILAEQLEAFVDLRDMTEPEEKEEKPEFDPILLRPVDDLELTVRSANCLKAEAIQYIGDLVQRTEVELLKTPNLGKKSLTEIKDVLASRGLSLGMRLENWPPESIVEKD
- the rplQ gene encoding 50S ribosomal protein L17; the protein is MRHRKSGRQLNRNSSHRQAMFRNMASSLVKHEVIKTTLPKAKELRRVIEPLITLAKQDSVANRRLAFARTRDKEVVGKLFNELGPRFSERPGGYTRILKCGFRTGDNAPMAFVELVDRPEAEVEAVSEEAVAE